Proteins encoded together in one Gemmatimonadota bacterium DH-78 window:
- a CDS encoding Fic family protein, with protein MLFRLAEIKLQLHANCNIRLRPIVMKLPESPPDHQELLRDLPRSRLGAVIPHSQVTVSGSYLHWDQLRHRTPPGDLTHAEWWLGVRLARAGAMEALPFTQKDGRPFVLVHAPPIREGLHRIDQSFGMSAGSNGAVRDIVDAHGTSYLLVNSLIEEAIRSSQLEGASTTHDAAKDMIREKRQPSDRSERMIMNNYAAMERLEDLSREPLTAEHVLELHRILVDGTLDDPTRAGVFRTDDDNIVVGLLHSIETAHVPPRAAELAERLDVLVAFANDESPDRWLHPVLRSILIHFMIGYDHPFVDGNGRVARALFYWSMLRYGYPLAKFLSISRVLRHAPAKYARAYLYSETDGGDVTYFLDHQIGVIRKSVESLEQYVQKKAEDIREVEQQVRARHDLNHRQIRLLAHALRKPGAKYTVRSHEASHRVAYNTALADLRDLVDKGLLFQSKEGRQFVFIAPNDLGRRLKRVEPSRGDRQRDP; from the coding sequence TTGCTGTTTCGGTTGGCAGAGATCAAATTGCAATTGCACGCCAATTGCAATATCCGTCTCCGGCCAATCGTCATGAAGCTTCCAGAGTCCCCGCCAGATCACCAGGAGTTGCTTCGCGATCTCCCGCGGAGTCGTCTCGGGGCGGTGATCCCGCACTCGCAGGTCACGGTGTCGGGAAGCTACCTGCACTGGGATCAGCTCCGGCATCGAACACCGCCGGGCGATCTCACGCACGCCGAGTGGTGGCTCGGGGTGCGGCTGGCCCGCGCAGGCGCGATGGAGGCATTGCCGTTCACACAGAAAGACGGCCGCCCCTTCGTGCTCGTTCACGCGCCCCCGATCCGCGAAGGCCTTCATCGAATCGACCAGAGTTTCGGCATGTCGGCCGGATCGAACGGAGCGGTGCGGGACATCGTCGATGCCCACGGCACCAGCTACCTGCTGGTCAACTCACTGATCGAGGAGGCCATTCGGTCGAGCCAGCTCGAGGGGGCCTCGACCACGCACGACGCAGCCAAGGACATGATCCGGGAAAAGCGCCAGCCTTCGGACAGAAGTGAGCGCATGATCATGAACAATTACGCTGCGATGGAGCGACTCGAAGATCTGAGCAGAGAGCCCTTGACCGCAGAGCACGTTCTCGAGCTCCATCGGATTCTGGTGGACGGCACCCTCGACGATCCGACGAGGGCCGGTGTCTTCCGCACCGATGACGACAACATCGTCGTGGGCCTGCTCCATTCCATCGAGACTGCGCATGTACCGCCACGGGCGGCTGAGCTCGCGGAGCGACTGGATGTGCTCGTCGCGTTCGCCAACGACGAGTCGCCCGATCGCTGGCTGCACCCCGTCCTGCGATCGATCCTGATCCACTTCATGATCGGGTACGACCACCCGTTCGTCGACGGAAACGGAAGGGTGGCAAGGGCGCTGTTCTACTGGTCGATGCTGCGCTACGGGTATCCCCTGGCCAAGTTCCTGTCCATCTCCCGAGTGCTCCGCCACGCGCCTGCGAAGTACGCGCGAGCCTACCTCTACTCGGAGACCGATGGCGGAGACGTCACCTACTTTCTGGACCACCAGATCGGGGTCATCCGGAAGAGCGTCGAGTCGCTCGAGCAGTACGTGCAGAAGAAGGCCGAAGACATCCGCGAAGTCGAACAACAGGTCCGGGCCCGTCACGACCTGAACCATCGACAGATCCGGCTTCTCGCACACGCTCTTCGGAAGCCCGGGGCGAAGTATACCGTCCGGTCTCACGAGGCCAGCCATCGCGTGGCCTACAACACCGCACTCGCAGACCTCCGCGATCTGGTCGACAAAGGACTGCTGTTTCAGTCGAAGGAGGGGCGGCAGTTCGTGTTCATCGCGCCGAACGATCTCGGTCGGCGGTTGAAGCGAGTGGAGCCTTCGCGGGGGGACCGTCAGCGCGACCCGTAG
- the mutY gene encoding A/G-specific adenine glycosylase: protein MPGLRSSDAALGAFRRALLAFYDDVARPLPWRDTRDPYAIWVSEVMAQQTRVETVVPYYLRWLERYPTVEALADAPLDDVLKSWEGLGYYSRARNLHRAAGVVAEDHGGAVPDSFEGLRALPGVGEYTAGAIASIAFERAVPAVDGNVRRVYARLADEPRPGTAEVRDWAERVVDPARPGDFNQALMELGATVCTPRNPACGGCPVRAHCRALAAGTVEERPAPKKRARVRKELRAVGVFVRSADGKAPADAPVALLRRRPAEGLLAGLWEFPSVPLGLRAADRAVQAGVRELAADLGLTAVDGPGERLDPVPHQFSHLHVIYRPWMVAVEGDVGAGVGGTASDEPVRWTPLHDPGDLALPVAQQRIAALAAARRPSSRSFE from the coding sequence ATGCCCGGACTCCGCTCGTCCGACGCCGCCCTCGGGGCGTTCCGTCGCGCCCTGCTCGCCTTCTACGACGACGTCGCCCGACCCCTGCCCTGGCGCGACACCCGCGACCCGTACGCGATCTGGGTGTCGGAGGTGATGGCGCAGCAGACGCGGGTCGAGACCGTGGTGCCCTATTACCTTCGCTGGCTCGAGCGCTACCCCACGGTGGAGGCGCTCGCCGACGCACCTCTCGACGACGTGCTCAAGTCGTGGGAGGGCCTCGGGTACTACTCCCGCGCGCGCAACCTGCATCGGGCAGCCGGGGTGGTCGCCGAGGACCACGGCGGCGCGGTGCCCGACTCCTTCGAGGGGCTGCGGGCGCTTCCGGGGGTGGGCGAGTACACGGCCGGCGCCATCGCTTCGATCGCCTTCGAGCGGGCCGTGCCCGCGGTGGACGGCAACGTGCGCCGGGTATACGCGCGCCTCGCCGACGAGCCGAGACCCGGTACCGCCGAGGTGCGTGACTGGGCCGAACGCGTGGTCGATCCCGCGCGGCCCGGCGACTTCAATCAGGCGCTCATGGAGCTGGGCGCGACCGTCTGCACCCCGCGCAACCCGGCGTGCGGCGGCTGTCCGGTGCGCGCACACTGCCGGGCCCTCGCGGCCGGCACCGTCGAGGAGCGCCCCGCTCCGAAGAAGCGAGCGCGGGTGCGGAAGGAGCTGCGGGCGGTGGGGGTCTTCGTGCGCTCGGCCGATGGGAAGGCGCCGGCCGACGCCCCCGTCGCCCTCCTGCGCCGCCGTCCGGCGGAGGGGCTGCTCGCCGGCCTCTGGGAGTTTCCGTCGGTTCCTCTGGGACTCCGCGCAGCCGATCGAGCGGTGCAGGCTGGCGTGCGCGAACTCGCCGCGGACCTCGGGCTCACCGCGGTGGACGGGCCCGGCGAGCGACTCGACCCGGTGCCCCACCAGTTCTCCCACCTGCACGTCATCTACCGGCCCTGGATGGTGGCGGTGGAGGGCGATGTCGGGGCAGGCGTCGGAGGCACGGCGTCGGACGAGCCCGTGCGCTGGACGCCGCTGCACGACCCCGGTGATCTTGCCCTCCCCGTCGCCCAGCAGCGGATCGCGGCCCTCGCGGCCGCCCGCCGACCTTCCTCACGGAGCTTCGAATGA
- the bla gene encoding class A beta-lactamase, producing the protein MTLSALAACAPADSSAEHSDDPPAADIAPESSELAERAAALEQEVGGRIGVAMVDGEGAVIDSYRGEERFAMCSTFKLPLAAMMLERAVGDDPALDEVLPYDESDLLDYAPSAREHVAAGGMTVRDLAEAAVIVSDNTAANLLLERTGGPAGLTDFFRRHGDSATRLDRTEPALNENAPGDERDTTTPEAMATLIQRLALGDGLPVGARDQLQEWAVANRTGDNRIRAGIPAGWRVGDKTGSCGNASNDVGIVWPPEGEPFVLAVYIDRPTAEASAVDGVFAELAGVAAAEAAGTGN; encoded by the coding sequence TTGACGCTCTCGGCCCTGGCCGCCTGCGCCCCCGCCGACTCCAGCGCCGAGCACTCCGACGATCCGCCGGCTGCCGACATCGCTCCGGAGTCCTCCGAGCTCGCGGAGCGTGCCGCGGCGCTCGAGCAGGAGGTGGGCGGACGGATCGGGGTGGCGATGGTCGACGGGGAGGGCGCGGTGATCGACAGCTATCGCGGGGAGGAGCGCTTCGCGATGTGCTCCACCTTCAAGCTGCCGCTGGCCGCGATGATGCTCGAGCGTGCGGTGGGCGACGACCCCGCGCTCGACGAGGTGCTGCCCTACGACGAGAGCGATCTGCTCGACTACGCCCCCTCGGCGCGCGAGCATGTGGCCGCAGGGGGCATGACGGTGCGCGATCTGGCCGAGGCCGCGGTGATCGTGAGCGACAACACGGCCGCGAACCTGCTGCTCGAGCGCACCGGGGGACCGGCGGGGCTGACCGACTTCTTCCGCCGCCACGGGGACTCGGCCACCCGACTCGATCGCACCGAGCCGGCGCTCAACGAGAACGCCCCGGGCGACGAGCGCGACACCACCACGCCGGAGGCGATGGCGACGCTCATTCAGCGGCTCGCGCTGGGGGATGGGCTGCCCGTGGGTGCCCGGGATCAGCTCCAGGAATGGGCCGTCGCCAACCGGACCGGCGACAACCGCATCCGGGCCGGGATCCCGGCGGGGTGGCGGGTCGGCGACAAGACGGGCAGCTGCGGGAACGCGAGCAACGACGTCGGTATCGTCTGGCCGCCGGAGGGCGAGCCCTTCGTGCTCGCGGTGTACATCGACCGGCCGACCGCGGAGGCTTCCGCGGTCGACGGGGTCTTCGCCGAGTTGGCGGGTGTGGCGGCCGCGGAGGCGGCCGGGACCGGGAACTGA
- a CDS encoding AbrB/MazE/SpoVT family DNA-binding domain-containing protein: MVRTVTLRKMGGSIGATLPKDLAERLHLDAGDEVFIVETERGLLITPYDPTFEAAMAAYRRGAKKYKNALRELAK; encoded by the coding sequence ATGGTGCGTACGGTGACACTCCGAAAGATGGGTGGATCCATCGGGGCCACTCTGCCCAAGGATCTGGCCGAGCGTCTCCATCTCGATGCCGGGGATGAGGTCTTCATCGTAGAGACGGAGCGGGGCCTGCTCATCACCCCGTACGACCCCACCTTCGAAGCGGCGATGGCTGCCTATCGGCGAGGCGCGAAGAAGTACAAGAACGCGCTTCGCGAACTGGCGAAGTAG
- a CDS encoding hemolysin family protein: MTTLFWVLSTSLSVSFLCSILEAVLLSITRGHVAVMKENGEPAGDLLEAMQAKIDEPIAAILTLNTIAHTMGAAMGGSLAYTVFGEAWVAAFSAVLTFVILVVTEIIPKTVGATFWKQLAAPTAYVLRSLVWIMKPILVPLSLFSRAIASGNEQPTVSRVELEVLAGIGRREGTLDEDEWQVVTNVIRLDEVTVGEVMTPRIDMTAVPITATLEEARTVMLGQGHLRLPVYDETVDNVVGILLARDLWQTLTDGGGQLADILRPAQFAPASKLVEDLIPEMRAKRTKMTIVLDEFGGTAGLVTLEDLIEEIVGEIQDEHEEDEPENWQRIEGKRAWRIWGGVPLRDVVERFELSDVDADSADTLGGWLFAEIGRVARIDDVIETEDGRFRVTQMRGRRIEFAVYQPGEEEPDEE, encoded by the coding sequence ATGACTACGCTCTTCTGGGTTCTCTCGACGTCGCTGTCCGTCTCGTTTCTCTGCTCGATTCTCGAGGCGGTGCTGCTCTCCATCACCCGCGGTCACGTGGCCGTGATGAAGGAGAACGGCGAGCCTGCAGGTGACCTGCTCGAGGCGATGCAGGCAAAGATCGACGAGCCGATCGCCGCGATCCTCACCCTCAACACCATCGCGCACACGATGGGAGCGGCGATGGGTGGATCGCTGGCCTACACCGTGTTCGGCGAGGCGTGGGTGGCGGCCTTCTCGGCCGTGCTCACCTTCGTGATCCTGGTGGTCACCGAGATCATTCCGAAGACGGTGGGCGCCACCTTCTGGAAGCAGCTCGCCGCCCCCACCGCCTACGTCCTGCGGTCGCTCGTGTGGATCATGAAGCCGATCCTCGTGCCGTTGTCGCTCTTTTCACGCGCCATCGCGAGCGGCAACGAGCAGCCGACCGTGTCGCGGGTGGAGCTCGAGGTACTGGCCGGGATCGGACGGCGCGAGGGCACCCTCGACGAAGACGAGTGGCAGGTGGTGACCAACGTCATTCGGCTCGACGAGGTGACGGTGGGCGAGGTCATGACGCCCCGCATCGACATGACTGCCGTGCCCATCACCGCCACCCTCGAGGAGGCCCGCACCGTCATGCTCGGCCAGGGGCATCTGCGCCTGCCGGTCTACGACGAGACGGTCGACAACGTGGTCGGGATCCTGCTCGCCCGCGATCTGTGGCAGACGCTCACCGACGGGGGCGGGCAGCTCGCCGACATCCTGCGCCCGGCGCAGTTCGCCCCGGCGTCGAAGCTCGTCGAGGACCTGATTCCCGAGATGCGCGCCAAACGCACCAAGATGACGATCGTGCTCGACGAGTTCGGGGGCACGGCCGGGCTGGTCACCCTCGAGGATCTGATCGAGGAGATCGTCGGCGAGATCCAGGATGAGCACGAGGAAGACGAGCCCGAGAACTGGCAGCGGATCGAGGGCAAGCGAGCGTGGCGCATCTGGGGCGGGGTACCGCTTCGCGACGTGGTCGAGCGATTCGAGCTCTCCGATGTCGACGCCGACTCGGCCGATACGCTCGGAGGCTGGCTCTTCGCCGAGATCGGCCGCGTGGCCCGAATCGACGACGTGATCGAGACCGAGGACGGCCGTTTCCGGGTGACCCAGATGCGGGGGCGCCGCATCGAGTTCGCGGTCTATCAGCCGGGGGAAGAGGAGCCGGACGAGGAGTAG